The following DNA comes from Pseudomonadota bacterium.
CCATTTTTGCCCCAGGTCCAGATGCCGAAAAGATTATTCCCTTCAAGTGCGAAACGCGAACTCCCCCAAGATGATTCGATGGCGCCCTGGGCCATAATCAGACTGATTGGAATAACGTTTACCCGCTTAAGAAGCACCTGAGAGTCAGAAGTACGGTATTTGGCAGTGAGATGCCTTAGAAAATCCAATTCCACACTATCAAGAATTACTGTCCAGTCACCATTATCAGAAAAATCAATTTTCCCGCCCACACCGGCTGACTGCAGTTTATTAAGAATATATTCCACCGTGGCTCTTTCACTTTCAATTTCAGAAAGAGCGATCATTGCGACGGGTAATAATGAATGGAAAAAGGCTCTTTTTTTATTGTTAACTTCAAGTTCTTCAAAGTTAACGGGGAAGCTGGCAAGAACAATAGGAGGTATTTCTGAATCCGGTTGAATATCCCACAGATCATAGGTCTTAAGTAGTTCCATCAACTCATGACCTGTGTCGACTTCCAGGGAGCGTACAAGGTTCCCCCTAACCCTTTGTTCTATAACATGTCCTTGCGACTGATATGACGAATAAAGTCTTAAAAAAAATGTGCACGAAAATACAATGACTAAAACAGACATAAGGCCGAAATGTAGAGGCCGTTTGCCAATTTTCCGCTGTCCAAAGGTAAGAAAACGGCATTTATCAGAGAAAACCGTTTGAATGTTTTCCGTATCTCCTTGGCGGGGACATTTGGCAGTTATATAATTCATGAACCTTCTTGCTGTTCTTAATATATATTCAAAAACATAACCGAGTATCGGTACACGCATCAGGCAAGACGGTGATTGTTTTTTTGAACTAAGTATATCCCGCATTAATTCACCGAACAAAACAGGTCTCTATACCAAATAAATTCAGAAAAATCAAGGATTAGACAATATTGTCCTGATTACTTGCTTAATACCGTTCGAATCGGATCATTTAATTGTATACGCAGCAGTCATTCAATTTCAAATATTTTTTAAGTGATATCAACGAAAGAACCCAACTTCTCAGTCACCTGATGAAACTTTTACCGTCACTTCATTGTTTTTTCCGAGCAGTATCAAAAAGCCCCGGCTGAATAGGTTTTGCCTTCTTTTCTTCGGAAATTTCTTGAGCAGGCATAATATCGACATTCATCGGAGTTTCAACGACTTCCGGCTCTTCTGCAACTTCTTTTGCCTTGACTTCGATTTCAATTTTTTTGGATTTTATCTCCGTAATGCGTCGTACCGGCCTGGTGGAAATTCTCTTACCGATTGCCGATGCACCCTTGACAAGAAATTCGTTGATTTCCAAATCCAGGGTATTAGTGCGAGTTCGCTTGGACGGCACCAGGTTGCAGCGCAAACTTCCCTCTTCACCAAAAAGTAATATTTGAATGTTGGATTTGCTGTGTTCCGTGAAGAGCCTGTATTCTTTTTCAAGGATGAATTTTGGCATATGAAAGCGTTTGAGATACGAAATATCCTGTTCCCCGTCTTTGTAAACGACATTAAAAAGGAGCTTTTCGTCCACCTTGCCGAACCATAACAAATCAGCTCCGACAAAGGTTTTTTCAGTGACATTGATGATTTTATACAATCCGTGTTTAAAAAGCAGCATCACCTTGTCGTATTCGGAACAGGATATGGCTGTCTCTGGATTCCCTTTGACCTGATAACCGAGAAAACCATCCTTTTCATCATAGGTCACGGTCAAATTGGAAAGAGCGACTTTTCGAGCCTGAACCTCGGTGAAAGTAGTGATTTCAGTTTTTCGCGGATACTGATTTCCATAGCGTTTCAGCAAACATTTAATGTAATTGATCGTAAATCCGACCATATCTGTAAGGCTCTGCGTAACCTCTTTGATGTTTTCATTTATCTCTTTGATATCTTTTCTTTTTTTGTCGATATCATAACGGGAGATACGCTTGATTCGAATTTCAAGGAGCCGCTCAATGTCTTCCTTGGTGATTTCCCGGACAAGATCGGCAAGATAGGGTTGCAAGGAATTTTCTACTGTTTCAAGTATTGCCGGGTAACTCTTGCATTCTTCAATCTTCTTGTACAGCCGCTCCTCGATAAAAATCTGCTCCAGCAAATTATGCTGAAGTTTTTCTTTAAGTCGAGAAAGCTCTATATTCAATTCATGTTCGAGATCGCCTACAAGCTTGTGAGTATTGTATTCGAGAACTTGATTAACTGAAATATTGACCGGTGAATTGTCCTTGATCAACGTGAGATTCGGGGTGATCGGTACTTCACAGTCAGTAAAGGCATAGAGCGCCCGGATCGTGTCTGCCGCATAAATTCCACGGGCAAGCTTGATTTCGATCTCTACTTCCTCGGCGGTATAATCATCTATGGAGAGAATTTTGATCCGGTTTGACCGAGCCGCCTTTTCAATGCTTTCAATCAGGGATTGGGTTGTGGTTGTGTAAGGCAGTTCCTTTATGACAATTGTCTTTTCATTTTTCTCAATGATTTTTGCTCTGCATTTGATTCTGCCGTTGCCTTGATCATATCCTGAAACATCAACATATCCGCCTTGAAGAAAATCCGGAAAAAACTCAAACTCCTTCCCCTGTAAAATCCGGATCTGGGCTTCCAGCAATTCCACAAAGTTATGGGGCATGATTTTGGTGGCCATGCCCACGGCGATTCCTTCAGCGCCCTGCATAAGTAATAAGGGAATTTTTGCGGGTAATGCAACAGGCTCAAGCATACGCCCGTCATAGGAGTCTACAAATTCGGTAAGGTCTTTATTGAAAATGGTTTCCCGGGCCAGCGGTGAAAGCCTACACTCGATATAACGGGCGGCAGACGCCTGGTCACCCGTATAGATATTTCCATAATTTCCCTGTCGGTCAATGAGATAACCTTTATTGGCAAGATTGACCAGCGCCGCAAAGATTGAAGCATCACCGTGAGGATGAAGCTTCATGGTAGATCCTACAACATTGGCGACTTTATGAAAACGGCCGTCATCCATATTAAATAAAGTCTGGAGTATCCGGCGTTGTACGGGCTTGAAACCGTCCGCAATGTCGGGAATCGCCCGTTCCTTGACAACATAAGAGGTATAATCTATGAAATTATCATCGAATAATTGATGCAATTCACCGTAATTTGTCAAGGTATCCATACTTAAAATTATTGCCTCGGATCTGGATGTTTCTTACAAAAGTCTCTGCATGGAATGTGGCACAGACCAATTTAATTAAAAATCAGGCCAAATAGTCCGTCAAATGTCCCATAATGTATTCTTTGCGTTCGGGAGTATTTTTAC
Coding sequences within:
- a CDS encoding glucosaminidase domain-containing protein, which produces MELLKTYDLWDIQPDSEIPPIVLASFPVNFEELEVNNKKRAFFHSLLPVAMIALSEIESERATVEYILNKLQSAGVGGKIDFSDNGDWTVILDSVELDFLRHLTAKYRTSDSQVLLKRVNVIPISLIMAQGAIESSWGSSRFALEGNNLFGIWTWGKNGIVPALREEGLNHKIAIYPSILESVRDYILVLNRHQAYSKFRDLRNQSFDPITLVDGLIKYSERREDYIRDVKRMIRSNELQRFDSYLLTSQLDDPDGLMNMMFLRKNLNVVI
- a CDS encoding DNA topoisomerase IV subunit A; the encoded protein is MDTLTNYGELHQLFDDNFIDYTSYVVKERAIPDIADGFKPVQRRILQTLFNMDDGRFHKVANVVGSTMKLHPHGDASIFAALVNLANKGYLIDRQGNYGNIYTGDQASAARYIECRLSPLARETIFNKDLTEFVDSYDGRMLEPVALPAKIPLLLMQGAEGIAVGMATKIMPHNFVELLEAQIRILQGKEFEFFPDFLQGGYVDVSGYDQGNGRIKCRAKIIEKNEKTIVIKELPYTTTTQSLIESIEKAARSNRIKILSIDDYTAEEVEIEIKLARGIYAADTIRALYAFTDCEVPITPNLTLIKDNSPVNISVNQVLEYNTHKLVGDLEHELNIELSRLKEKLQHNLLEQIFIEERLYKKIEECKSYPAILETVENSLQPYLADLVREITKEDIERLLEIRIKRISRYDIDKKRKDIKEINENIKEVTQSLTDMVGFTINYIKCLLKRYGNQYPRKTEITTFTEVQARKVALSNLTVTYDEKDGFLGYQVKGNPETAISCSEYDKVMLLFKHGLYKIINVTEKTFVGADLLWFGKVDEKLLFNVVYKDGEQDISYLKRFHMPKFILEKEYRLFTEHSKSNIQILLFGEEGSLRCNLVPSKRTRTNTLDLEINEFLVKGASAIGKRISTRPVRRITEIKSKKIEIEVKAKEVAEEPEVVETPMNVDIMPAQEISEEKKAKPIQPGLFDTARKKQ